One window from the genome of Alosa alosa isolate M-15738 ecotype Scorff River chromosome 15, AALO_Geno_1.1, whole genome shotgun sequence encodes:
- the LOC125308645 gene encoding uncharacterized protein LOC125308645, with amino-acid sequence MDTYVCVSVCVCGDTDTCTHTEADSSLTHSVNRHLLKSQALMDNPAYTDTAVSPASPPPSYLEASAYPPHSAQLPSTPPPAYTPGSYPPSYNEIDTAQSQAHHHGNHTNPYPVLSIPGNVVIHQEVMIATQTMSQPVAVIQVQPVALADSPTVTVCPHCHHQVTTNTTHKSGMAAWSTCLLLTLLGWMQRCPPLLPPLQSSHRHLHTQIAQTHTHVDYKEQKSGTHIIIIIITANIITIICYLPRYKPVECEFASEFQEGRDLRS; translated from the exons atggacacgtatgtttgtgtgtctgtgtgtgtgtgtggagatacagacacatgtacacacactgagGCAGATTCCTCTTTGACACACTCCGTTAATCGCCATCTTCTAAAATCACAGGCGCTGATGGATAATCcagcatacacagacactgctGTATCCCCCGCCTCCCCACCCCCTTCATACCTGGAGGCTAGTGCATATCCTCCCCACTCAGCACAGTTGCCAAGCACACCTCCACCTGCCTACACTCCTGGATCCTATCCACCAAGCTATAATGAAATAG ATACTGCTCAAAGCCAAGCCCATCACCATGGTAACCATACAAACCCATACCCAGTCCTATCCATTCCAGGAAATGTGGTGATTCATCAAGAAg TGATGATTGCCACCCAAACCATGAGCCAGCCAGTAGCGGTAATTCAGGTTCAGCCTGTAGCACTGGCCGACAGTCCCACAGTGACTGTGTGTCCACACTGCCATCACCAAGTCACCACCAATACCACCCACAAATCCGGCATGGCCGCATGGTCCACCTGTTTGCTACTCACACTGCTGGG ATGGATGCAAAGATGTCCACCACTCCTGCCCCCACTGCAATCGTCACATCGGCATCTTCATACGCAaatagcacagacacacacacatgtggattACAAGGAACA gaaATCAGGCactcacatcatcatcatcatcatcactgccAACATAATCACCATCATCTGTTATCTGCCCCGTTATAAGCCTGTGGAGTGTGAGTTTGCTTCCGAGTTCCAGGAGGGAC GTGACCTGAGGAGTTGA